The Peptococcaceae bacterium 1198_IL3148 genome includes the window AAAGGCGCAGGACCCCTTAACCTCTTTCAGAAATTCCATGGAACCCTCACTGAAATATATCTTGGGTTTTAGAATAAATTTCTTCATTGCTACCCATTCACCTCGATATCACCTGTGCTACTTTAGGTGCTCAATTAATCTTACAAGAAGTTCTTCTAAAGCCTGTGAATCCTTAGTCGTTTTCTGATTGACTGAAATTTGGTTGCTTATTTCAGTGACTTCCGCCACCTGAACCCCTTTGGCTAGATCCTCCATTGGTCGCACACCATAACCAACCTTTCGGATGTTAATTAGGTTCATTGGCGAGACATTATCAGATGTAATGCCCCCACCAACTGCGCCACAGCCCAAGGTTAAGGCCGGGAAAAGATTGGTTGTGGCCCCTAGCCCCCCCAAGGTGGCCGGTGTATTCACCAGCATTCTGGATACGGGTTTTTTTAGGGCAAATTCCCGAATTACATGCTCATTTTTTGAGTGGATAACCAGAGTGTGTCCCAGTCCCTCATTCACCAGAAGTTCTATGCACTTTTCACAGGCATTCAGCCAGTCCTTTTCCACATAAAAAGCCAGAACCGGGCAAAGTTTTTCCCTGGCATAAGGATTACTGGGGGACACATATTTTTGTTCTGAAATTAGCACTTTGGTATTATCCGGCACGGAGAAGCCAACTCTACGGGCCAATTCTACAGCAGACTTTCCCACAATTTCAGGATTGATGCTGCCATCCCGGAGGAAAAAGAACTTACTTAGACTTTCAGATTCCGAAACAGACAAGAAGTAGGCACCATTTCTTTTGAGCTCTTGTCTTACTTCTTCCGCGATGCATTCCTCGGCAACGATGGATTGCTCCGAAGCGGAAACTATTCCGTTATCAAAGGTTCTGCTGGCAATAATATCCGCCACCGCCCTTTTAATATCCGCGGAACGCTCTATAAATGCCGGGCCATTGCCGGGGCCACCATTAATGACTGGCTTTCCGGAAGCATGTGCCACACTAACCATTTGGGGCACCCCTGTAATCAGAATTAGTGCCGTGTCTCGGTGGTTCATTAAAGCAGCGGTACCGTCAACCGCCAGGGTTTGCAAATAGGCTATGGCCCCGCTGGGCAAGCCATTTTCCTCAGCCGCTCGTATCATGATATCCAGCACCTTGCCAATGCTTTTTTTTGCCTTTGGATGGGGTGAATAAACAATGGCGTTGCCTGATTTAATGGCAATCAAGGTTTTATATATTGTGGTGGATACCGGGTTGGTGGAGGGTGGTACAGCCACAATCACCCCCACCGGCACCCCTATGTCTATGGTCTTATTTTCTTTGTCCTCGGCAATAATGCCGACCACTTTCATATCTTTAATTTTTTTATAAATGAAATCACTGGCAAAAACGTTTTTTGTAAGCTTGTCCTGCCACTTGCCAAACCCCGTTTCTTCCTGCGACATGATGGCAAGTTCCTTGGCATGCTTATATGCCTCTTGGGCCATATGCCCAACAATTTTATCCAGTTTCTCCTGCGGAAAGGTGGCCAGAATCTTTTGGGCCTCCCGGGCATTTTCCACAAGAATCCGTGCCTCTTGGACTGAGAGCAAATCATTGTCGATCCTATTCATCCTTCAATTACCCCCCTTTCCACCCAAAAACAAAGAAATTGGACCATCCGCATTAAAAATCTATTACGTATTTGGCGATAATTTTTTGTATGTCTGCATGGGGACTCGCAATGACGAGCGAAGTATAGACCTCACCCACCTTGCTGGCTGATTTAACACCGGCCTCTACCGCTGCTTTTACCGCTCCCACATCGCCGCTCACCACGACGGAAACCAAACCCGAAGCCACATTTTCATAACCCACTAGTTCCACATCTGCAGCCTTGCACATGGCATCCGCAGCTTCCAGCACCGAGACCAGGCTATAGGTTTCAATGAACCCTAAGGCATCATTTTTGTCCACGCGACGTCTCCCTTTCCAAAAATGTTCGATCTTTATTCCGCATCAATGTCGTGTTGTGAAACAATCTTTCCCACCCGGCTGATGGGGCGCGGCATAACATGGAAAGCAGTAAGTTCGCCTATGGCTGCCGCCGCCGCTGCGCCTTGTTCCACAGCTGACTTCACCGCCGCCACATCCCCTTTGACCATCACTGTGACAAGCCCAGACCCCATGTTTTCATATGAAACTAGAACAACATCAGCAGCTTTAAGCATGACATCCGCCGCTTGAATG containing:
- a CDS encoding acetaldehyde dehydrogenase (acetylating) — its product is MNRIDNDLLSVQEARILVENAREAQKILATFPQEKLDKIVGHMAQEAYKHAKELAIMSQEETGFGKWQDKLTKNVFASDFIYKKIKDMKVVGIIAEDKENKTIDIGVPVGVIVAVPPSTNPVSTTIYKTLIAIKSGNAIVYSPHPKAKKSIGKVLDIMIRAAEENGLPSGAIAYLQTLAVDGTAALMNHRDTALILITGVPQMVSVAHASGKPVINGGPGNGPAFIERSADIKRAVADIIASRTFDNGIVSASEQSIVAEECIAEEVRQELKRNGAYFLSVSESESLSKFFFLRDGSINPEIVGKSAVELARRVGFSVPDNTKVLISEQKYVSPSNPYAREKLCPVLAFYVEKDWLNACEKCIELLVNEGLGHTLVIHSKNEHVIREFALKKPVSRMLVNTPATLGGLGATTNLFPALTLGCGAVGGGITSDNVSPMNLINIRKVGYGVRPMEDLAKGVQVAEVTEISNQISVNQKTTKDSQALEELLVRLIEHLK
- a CDS encoding BMC domain-containing protein, with the protein product MKYSGEEALGLIETRGMVPAIQAADVMLKAADVVLVSYENMGSGLVTVMVKGDVAAVKSAVEQGAAAAAAIGELTAFHVMPRPISRVGKIVSQHDIDAE
- a CDS encoding BMC domain-containing protein — encoded protein: MDKNDALGFIETYSLVSVLEAADAMCKAADVELVGYENVASGLVSVVVSGDVGAVKAAVEAGVKSASKVGEVYTSLVIASPHADIQKIIAKYVIDF